One genomic window of Elaeis guineensis isolate ETL-2024a chromosome 2, EG11, whole genome shotgun sequence includes the following:
- the LOC109506188 gene encoding uncharacterized protein produces the protein MGSRNEAPSWADQWGNSGSMYDDGDDETKGRGSGKKMGNVKAVASASLDKAKAAATVGAQKVKSGTSMGIKWVKTQCQKRTTK, from the coding sequence ATGGGGTCTAGGAACGAGGCACCGAGTTGGGCAGATCAGTGGGGCAACAGTGGGAGCATGTATGACGATGGCGACGATGAGACCAAGGGCAGGGGCAGTGGGAAGAAGATGGGCAACGTGAAGGCAGTGGCTTCAGCAAGCCTGGACAAGGCCAAGGCTGCCGCGACTGTGGGAGCGCAGAAGGTCAAGAGCGGGACCAGCATGGGCATCAAGTGGGTCAAGACGCAGTGCCAGAAGAGGACCACCAAGTGA